Proteins encoded within one genomic window of Humulus lupulus chromosome 1, drHumLupu1.1, whole genome shotgun sequence:
- the LOC133822478 gene encoding protein FAR1-RELATED SEQUENCE 5-like: protein MFQRSETDIIEENDLDWFGLRFCEEYEEEEGGGDDMGNTVDEGGGDAMENTVDEGGTSSLEKTEMATDEMNDTNQFSKYDLNENPLLLSRDGMVGHVFQSLDMAEEFIHEYARFIGFSLRKSIMRKNTTGDVRQHQWVCSREGWRSEMHVGRLDRTREPKPISRVGCKVCFRVNLVKGSTHWICKEFIPIHSHNIVAENHKQFLRSNRIMTQGTLTTAQIMKESGIRTCHIMSYMAKKMGGYEKLPFTPKDLYNRISHASKVEFIGSNAGRAIGYLEHKADEDPDGRCRSDYETYGHAVAFDSTYKTNSYGKPLLIWIGINNHYTTCILGFAILDNESASSYKWATRAFLECMGGVLPKTVVTDGDEAIANTLQELMPDVPHRLCYWHLHNKAVLKVKDPSFASRFTKLVFRYYTKDEFEDKWCNLVKDFGIQGTEYAAKLYADKEKWAETFLRGNFFCGMTTTQRSEGINAVLKKKVNQKLKLYEFVRGVNMTLSLIRQREAKDEYITLHTSPQLGKTNLPQIEDELANLYTRNMFYKVRHQMLKEGRYMVKTLLEEEDAIILKLHKYAAEQVKRHVYVTPERDLFVCECQYFLSYGIPCRHIFASIKRLHITSMPRALILSRWMVETKQTHNFPIGNMDATLDKREVESARFGAISSQLGELAYLGSRNQSTYHIAKSEIDRLCGKLKAVVDMGDKEISHNLPLHREFQFPVLDPYFTKSKGTTKVPGSKKGTRRKCSIYQKSGHNKLTCPIKWKKDHRIGESDEYEDAEEDDQCYGMGLNNEWAGQNSMDYTQHENETENDVVDDLGSELQNDKVNKVGTQVEEGNNWWKSPF, encoded by the exons ATGTTTCAAAGGTCCGAAACAGACATTATCGAAGAGAATGATTTGGATTGGTTTGGCTTACGCTTTTGTGAAGAAtatgaggaagaagaaggtgGGGGAGATGACATGGGGAATACGGTTGATGAAGGTGGTGGAGATGCCATGGAGAATACCGTTGATGAAGGTGGGACATCAAGTTTGGAAAAGACGGAAATGGCAACTGACGAAATGAATGATACCAACCAATTTTCTAAGTATGATTTAAACGAAAACCCATTGTTGTTGAGTAGAGATGGCATGGTTGGGCATGTTTTTCAATCACTGGACATGGCTGAAGAATTCATTCATGAATATGCAAGATTCATTGGGTTCAGCCTACGTAAAAGTATCATGCGAAAAAATACTACAGGTGATGTACGTCAACATCAGTGGGTATGCTCCCGCGAGGGCTGGCGATCTGAAATGCATGTGGGAAGGCTTGATAGAACTAGGGAGCCTAAGCCAATTAGTCGAGTGGGATGCAAGGTTTGCTTTCGAGTGAACTTGGTGAAGGGTAGTACGCATTGGATATGCAAAGAATTCATCCCAATTCATTCTCACAACATTGTAgcagaaaaccataaacaattccTTCGGTCCAATCGGATAATGACACAAGGAACCTTGACGACTGCACAAATAATGAAGGAGTCAGGCATAAGAACTTGCCACATCATGTCATACATGGCAAAGAAAATGGGTGGTTATGAGAAGCTTCCATTCACACCAAAGGATCTTTACAATCGAATATCCCATGCTTCAAAAGTTGAGTTTATCGGTTCCAATGCAGGGCGGGCAATCGGATATTTAGAGCATAAAGCTGATGAAGACCCTG ATGGGAGATGTAGATCAGACTATGAAACATATGGCCATGCAGTAGCTTTTGATTCGACGTACAAGACTAATAGTTATGGGAAGCCGCTGCTGATATGGATAGGAATTAATAACCACTATACCACATGCATTTTGGGCTTTGCCATTCTTGACAATGAGTCTGCCAGCAGCTACAAGTGGGCGACAAGGGCTTTCCTGGAATGCATGGGAGGTGTTCTACCGAAAACAGTAGTGACAGATGGAGACGAAGCTATTGCTAACACGCTACAGGAGTTGATGCCTGATGTACCCCACCGATTGTGTTATTGGCATTTACACAACAAAGCTGTTTTAAAAGTGAAAGATCCATCTTTTGCGAGTAGGTTTACCAAATTGGTATTCCGGTACTACACAAAGGACGAGTTTGAAGATAAATGGTGCAACTTAGTGAAAGATTTTGGGATACAAGGCACTGAATATGCTGCAAAGCTTTATGCAGACAAGGAGAAGTGGGCTGAAACATTTCTGAGAGGGAATTTCTTCTGTGGAATGACAACTACTCAACGAAGTGAAGGTATTAATGCGGTGTTGAAGAAAAAAGTGAATCAAAAGTTGAAGTTGTACGAGTTCGTCAGGGGGGTCAACATGACCTTATCTTTAATTAGACAACGTGAAGCAAAAGATGAGTACATTACACTTCACACTAGTCCCCAGCTCGGGAAGACAAATTTGCCACAGATAGAGGATGAATTAGCAAATCTTTACACACGGAACATGTTTTACAAGGTACGACACCAGATGTTGAAAGAAGGTAGGTACATGGTGAAAACCCTATTGGAGGAAGAGGATGCAATCATTTTGAAGCTTCACAAGTATGCTGCTGAACAAGTGAAGAGGCATGTATATGTAACACCGGAGCGTGATCTCTTTGTTTGTGAATGCCAATATTTTTTGTCATATGGGATACCATGCCGGCATATATTTGCTTCAATAAAACGACTACACATTACTTCAATGCCTCGAGCACTAATACTATCTCGGTGGATGGTTGAGACTAAACAGACTCACAATTTTCCAATTGGCAATATGGACGCTACCTTAGACAAACGAGAGGTGGAGAGTGCAAGATTTGGTGCAATTAGTAGCCAGTTGGGTGAACTTGCGTATCTTGGATCGAGGAATCAGTCGACATACCATATTGCAAAAAGTGAGATTGACAGATTATGCGGTAAGCTTAAAGCAGTTGTGGACATGGGAGACAAGGAGATTAGCCATAACCTTCCTCTACACAGGGAGTTTCAATTCCCAGTGTTGGATCCATACTTCACAAAAAGTAAGGGTACAACAAAGGTACCTGGCTCGAAAAAAGGTACTCGCCGCAAGTGTAGTATCTACCAGAAAAGTGGACATAACAAGTTGACTTGCCCGATAAAATGGAAGAAGGATCACCGGATTGGAGAGTCAGATGAATATGAAGATGCAGAAGAAGATGACCAATGCTATGGAATGGGATTGAATAATGAATGGGCTGGGCAAAACTCAATGGACTACACACAACATGAGAATGAGACAGAAAATGATGTTGTTGACGATTTAGGCAGTGAACTACAGAATGATAAAGTGAATAAAGTGGGAACACAGGTTGAGGAGGGAAACAATTGGTGGAAAAGTCCTTTCTGA